The nucleotide sequence CAAGATCAGATGCAGGGTGATAAGTTGCTGCCCATCAAAGACAGATCTGAGGTACCTATGAGCTAGCCTGCCCGCAGTCCCGCCCAAGGTGACACAACCGCAGGTGAGGTGCCTTCATGATCCCCTAGGGCCTCCATTCCATTTGTCCAATGCCAGCTTTAGCCAGCCACTTCTCATCTCATACTGCATCTGACTGTGCTAATGGATGCTACTAAAACCGACCTAAAGGAACAGCGCCACACAATAGACACCGACTATCAAGTATCTCACTACTCGGTACAACTGAACCAGATTATTTTTCACAAGAAAGAACAAAGAGGTCCCCGAGCGATGAGTAAAAGAATCCTCACCTCATACGACCTTACGATTCATGTTTCTTCGGCCTAACCAAGGGGGCTCCATCTTGTCCAACGATAACCCCTGATGTCTTCTGTCAGACTGAGGAAAGAGACGTGCGCTACCTGTGACCTTCATGGCGTCACAAATCACCCAAGTGAAGTCATGTGGTCCGAAGACAAGCGTAGCCGCATTGCGAAACTGCCCCAACAAGACATTGCATGTCTGTGTCGACACTCTTAAAGTACAGTCTTCTATATGCAAAACCCAAGTACCTTGAAATGACATATAACAAGCATCAAGAAATGGTAGTATTCCTCCTGCATCAGGATTCCCCCGAGGTGAGAGGGAGTACACCACTATGGTCGGCAGAGCGTACGAGTGGGGATGCGGACAACACGACCCGCCCGCCAATCACCAACCCAAGCGTGAGAGGAATGCCAGGCTTGAGCTGATTGATGAGCAACTGTCTGACTACGATAAGCCAAGAAGTGCATGGCTTAAGAAATTGAGAGGCACATTTCAGTGTTACAGATCTCAGAGAATCCCGTCCGGTGCTTAGATAAGACCTATCACACTAGTCAAAGTCAGAAATTCTTTGCATGATATCATCAATTATGAGGTGCACGATGAAGGAACACAATTCTGAATGCAAGATTTCAATTTGCCTAACCGGCACCTTTCAACTAGTAAAGTCTCGAGAGGTCCTTATTTGACAAGCCATTTTGACGCCAGAAAACCCAGATTCCATCCTGTCCATCATTTCTTTAAGCCTCAGACTTGAAGGCATCAGGGAAGCGGCGGATGTTGCGCTCCAGAGAACCGTGGTTGGAAAGGAACTGGACGTAAGCACCGTCGACCTTGACGCGgccagcagccttcttgtcgAGGTACTCCTCACGTCGGAGAGGGGTGAAACCCCAGTTCTTGGAGACAATGATCTTTTGTCGGCCAGGGAACTTGTACTGGGATCGTCGGAGGGCCTCGAGGGCGATGGCACGGTCTGGTGGTTGATTAGTAAGATGGTCCAGAGTGGCAAAACGGATTACACATACTGGCATCACGAGTGCGGACGCTCATGAGAATCTGGCCAATGTTGACACGGGCGACAGTGCCGTTGGGCTTACCCCAAGCACCACGCATACCGGTCTGCAGTCTATCGGCACCGGCACAAGACAACATCTTGTTGATACGGACGACGTGGAAGGGGTGAGCGCGGACTCGGAGGTGGAAACCCTCCTTACCGGTGTTCTTGACGAGGTACTTGTTGGCGCAAATACGGGCGGCCTCGAGGGCCTCGGAGCTCAGCTGCTCATACTCGTTGGAGACGAGGTGAATGCAGAGAGGGAAGTCGTCAACATTGGCGCGCTTTCGGCCAAGATCGAAGATTCGGATCTTGGGGTCGGGGACACCACGGTTGAACCGAGACTTGGGGTACGGCTGGAGGAGAAGTCAGTATGATACTATCTCCAAAAAATTGGTGATTCATAATCAGGAAGACCACCCCGCAGAAGCAAGGCACTGGACATTTCGTCGCGGAAATGAACCAGCGAGGTCAAAATCACAATATTTCTGGAGATGATTCGAATTAAGAAAAACGCACCTTGTTCTTGCAGTACCGGTAGCAACGAGCAGGACGGCGCGCCATTTTGTCGGAGGTTTGATGGATATCCgggttgatggtgttggtgtagGAGAGAACAGAGCAACACACAAAGAATCTCCCAAACAGCCTTTCTCGCAATGTCTGCTAATTTGTCAGCGAATGAGGTCAACGGATAAATGTCGGCTTAGGGCACGGCAGGAGCGTATCGGGCTTAGCGCACTCCACCACGCACTTGCCTTTCAAAAACCCATGCAACTTTTTCTTCACACATTCAGCTTCCATCAACGAACGTCAAGTCAACGCCAACCCGTCGCCCAACAGTCACAATGGCcccccagaagaagagcaagaaggatgCCAACAGCATCAACTCCAAGTTGGCGCTTGTTATGAAGTCCGGAAAGGGTATGCGCAGAGTCCTGAGATACAACCAAAACCGAACTTTGGACTGACAAATTTTGTAGTCACTCTTGGCTACAAGTCTACCCTCAAGAGTCTCCGATCCggcaaggccaagctcatcatcattgctggCAACACTCCTCCTCTCCGCAAGTCTGAGCTCGAGTACTACAGCATGCTGTCCAAGGCCCCCATCCACCACTTCTCTGGAAACAACGTAAGTCCCAAATCGCTATGTCTCTTTACAAATACCGTCATGCTGCGGGAAACTGCAACATGATCCTTCTCGGAAATGTTGGCTTGCTTGACAACATTTCTTTGGTCCCAAGAAGTTGAGTTCTTGTGGCCTACCCAGAGAAGAAGTCATCCGACTTTGGAGGGTTCATAGGCTTACATGTCCACCTATAGATTGAGCTCGGTACCGCCTGCGGTAAGCTCTTCCGTTGCTCCACCATGGCCATCCTCGACGCTGGTGACTCCGACATTCTTAGCGACCAGCAGGCTTAAATGTCTTGGCTGATAGAGAATGCATTTTATGGCGTTTGGGGTAAAATGGGTCTAGGGCATTTGAAGATATACCAATCTGAGTAATGAAAAAGCGAAAACTCTTGTTGAGAACATGCGATGCAAGAAAGCTGGCAGTTCTCCCCTTGACCTATGTGTCTTGGGCTTCGTTGGACTGGTATCGATTACCAGTTCAAGccaataaaaaataaagctcATGCATTGTTCCCCGCCAATATCTGTCTTGTCCCTGTGATAGTAACATTAGTCGTCATGCAAATGGATCTGTTAATGTCGCGTTCAGCGTTGCGACAAGAGAGCACTAACGTATGGACCTCTGTCACCCCGTTGTAAGGACTCAATACAGAAGCACTCCCCTTCACCTGTATATGTATAAACTCTCTGGTTGCTCATTATCCTTAGCTGAACAAGGTTTCCTGGTTCTTAAGTCGGCATGTTAACTTTTGTGTTATCCCTGTTCGAGAGGCATTAAACCTTCAAGGGTAGGAATGCACGGGTTGTTGAGGAGCAACCCGCTACTGGGAACGCATGACCTTACCAGCTTCAAGAGCCATTCACTTAATTATAAACCATAAGGTTCAGGCCTTGGACGTGCAGTGACTACGCTAACCGGTGTTGCGATCGGAATTTCGAATGCTTGGGTTAGCTGGCTGTGAGTCAACCACTACGTGGCATACATATAACATGATCAGTTTTGGAAGATATGCTCATTCCTCTACCACTCATGTGATACATTGACGGGCATTTCATTCAAATCTCAGTTGCCAATCTCCCATTACAATTCTTCCTAATTTCCAGGTGCATCATTAAAGGCACTTTACCAGAGGGCATGCATAGTACGCATGGATCAAGTATGGCTCTGTTCTTTGCGGGAAAACTTCCAGGCACAAGCATTTATTAATGTCCCCAACACCTTCTGGGGAAGATCCGTGGCATTCATTCATAAAGGGCCCATATAAGGAGCTGTTCCACTCATTGACACGGCAGAATAACATTGAACAGCCACACATCACCTCTTACGACGCTACGGCGCCAGCAATGTTACGGATATAGATTGGCTGCTACAGTATGagtaaataattaagattaatgaCTATACATGTGTACATCGAAACCTTCCTATAATGCTCCGTCCCTTACTTAGGTACACCATAATCGAGGGAGGTTGTTGGCAATAGAGTGTGAGTCCCTGCATATCAGGTCAGCCAACACCCGTCGAATCCTTTGTCCTCGACTGGCAAGTTTTGCGGCTTCGTCCCTCAACATCTGCACAGCATTCACTCTTCTGCAACAAACCCCAAACTGGAGTCGTTTCTCAAGGCTTATCGCTATCAATCCAGTTACACAATATAGCACAGTATTTCCTGGCCTGGCGCAGCCTCCACTGTTTCAACAGTTGAATGCTTGGATGCCCCAGAAATATCGACCTTCTGGACGCCGACGCCACACGCTAAAGTGCAGGCCCCTACCCCGTACCTGGCAACGTCCCTTTTGAGGCGCAGACGGACTGTCCGCTACTGTATTGGACAGACGAGACACACTCCTATTTCAGCTTCGACCCTTCTTGTTGGGTTTATTATCTTTGAATACGTTCCAGATCACCGGGCGAACGTGCAACACAATCGGCCGCAAGCAGAAGACACTACCGCAGGTTTAAGCCGTACAATATCTATACTCGACCTCGAAACAACCTGGTGTTGCTCTCACTCCCTTGAGACACCGCCAACTCTTCTTACGCTGCATCGCTAAAAGCATACGACCCAACACAGCCCAACCAAACAAAACAAATAAACATGTCTGCTGCTACAAAGAAGCCTCCGGCGGGTGGTGTTGGCCGGGTTTCTCATACCGAATCTAATTCTTCAACAAGTCCTTCTCCCTCACGTTCCAACTCTCGATCTACTACTCCTACCAGCAATGGCCATACCCGCACTCGATCGCTACGAACAACTGCGCCTGTGTCGGCCCGTGCTGCTATTGCCAGAAGGGATACTCTGAGTGCTGCTGAATCAGACGCTCGAGccgaagctgctgctgccgttgAAGATCTTCAGAAGCGCCTAGAGAATGAGGAGAAGTCTTCCCTTCAATACAAGCGTCATGTCGAGGTTCTCCAGTCCAAACTCGACGAGGCGGTCAAGGAGTCGGCGAAGTTGGAGGAGAAAGCGCACGAATACGAAGAACAGATTGAGGCTCTGAGTAACGAGAAGAGGGAGATGACTCGTCAGATGCGTGAGATGGAGTCCATTTACGAAGCGGAACGCAGTTCGATTCttaaagagaaggaagaaatgGCCAGccgagaagaggagatgCAGGCCATGATCCAGCGCCTCAAGGACAGCCTTGCCCAGCGAAACAACATGGCGGAAGAGAGTCGCCCTTCGAGACAACGTATGTCCACATATTCATTCTCTCTGCCATCTTCCCCGCTCACTGGTTATCCAGATTCTGCCggctcatcgccatcgctcGAAAATGGCAGCTTCGCACCTCCATCTTCTATTCAGCGCAGCGACTCGCGGAATAGCTCGAAACTCATTCTTCAGAAAGATAAGCTCATTGAGTCTCTACGACTGGAACTCGCCGAGGCTCAGATTAAGCTGGTCGAGTCAGAGAACCAGGGCGGCGGTCGCCTGCACGAGGTCGAACGACTCCTCATGGAGGCTCGCATGGCGAACGCTCGACTTATGGAGGACAACGAGAGCTACCAGCTGCTTCTACAGGAGCGTACACTCAAGGGTGACTTTGGGCAGAACGACTTCAGCTACATGGGCAGCAACTCCAACCAGGACGCCCTGGCTGCACTCGAGGGCAAGGCTGCTGGTTCTAGTCTTGCTGATGAGTTGTCTGAGGCTACTGAGGGGGAATCTGTCTCCGATGGTGACCGCCGTCTTGAGGCCGAGCTGAAGTCCATGAAGGAGCAGAACAAGGCGCTCACATTATATATTAACAAGATTATTGAGCGCCTTCTTAAACATCAGGACTTCGAGTCCATCCTCGACCAGTCGAGCGATTTGAAAAGCCTCCCAGATACCAACAAGGAGCTTCCTCCGGCCCCTGCCGACAAGCAACAGTCTGGGGCAACAATCCTCCAGCGAGCCAAATCCATGGCGGTCGGGCCTACCAAACCGAGGCCTAGGCCAATCTCCGTCATGCAGCCCTCCACCAGCTCAAACCACACCGACCCTGACAAGGCACCTAGTATACCGATCGGGTTATCACGTTCAACCAGTACAAGACGGAATCCACGGCCTCAGAGCGACCAATATACTGGGGCTGCCAGCCTGGTCAGCCAGATGTATCGGGGGCCAGACGGCCCCGTCTCTCCACCACTTGGGACTCCACGGCATTCCcaaaccttcttctccccGCCGAACAACTCGGGCAACCCTAACGCGGCCGCCCGGGTGCCTAGCGGAGCCTCGGTGGCCACCTCCGGCAACTTTCCTGGGATGCGGAGTGAGACGTCCAGCTTGAGCGGAGAGTCTGGAGAGTTATCCATGTCGACGCCGCCCTCGCAATCACCACCCCGAACCCACAATGATAGGCACACAACGTCGTTCGCGGGAGGCAAGCCGAGGCCGCTTCGACTGGTCCAGGAGAACCaggaggctgtcaaggagaacaagcGAGCCAGCTGGTACTCGCCATTCACCTGGggggccaagaaggaggaccAGCAGGTACCGTCCGGCAACCCCATTCCCGAGTAGAGCGGAATAGGGCTGTAGGAAGGGCCTGAGACTGGAGAGAAGATGCTACGCAGTGACACAGAATTAATGAGACGTGACGCTTGGATATGTATGTTCATGGGGCATCCTTGGGGACTGATGACTGGTCATGTACGATTTACGTCAACAGATATAGCGGCGTTTGGTTCATGGATTATCGTTGGCTGTATCGACGCCGTCTCGCAAGCAATGGGTGGTGTTTTAAGGATTTGTCCTGTTGGTGCTTGGGATACGTGATGGACAATTCCAAGCTAGTATGGGAGCACATGACTGTTGACGACGAACTGGGAATGGAGGCATGATGTTTCTAGATATAGACTTACGGAAAGCACTCGTATAGCGAGGTTACAATCATGAATATAGTTGACGATATTGGTTTTACGAATCCAGGGGCTTCTTATTAATCTTTGGATAATGTCGAATAGTGTTGTGTTTTTTCTAGGGCTGGCATTTTAGGCGTCCTATAGATACGGATGAATGTACAGCGACACAGCCTGAACGGGAATGTCATAGTTGATTCCGTAAGTGACATATCATCGAATCTTGAAGGACATTGAGTTACAAAGctttcctccatcttccttgcccttgctggCCTCATATGCAATATAATACTACATGTCAAACCTGGCCAACCGTAAAGTTGACTGGCTGCTGAATTGTCAAGTTCAGTGAGATGCTGTTCCCTTTCAGACCCTACATGCATCCTGGACAGAATCAATAGTCCTTCCCGAAGCAACTCTACGATGCTACTTAACCGAGCAGATAAGTATACAAGCATGTACAAGTTGCGCGATTTCAGACAAGAGCTATGATGTGTAAAGCAGTCATTCGTAAGCGCACGCATATACTACGACTGGACAACACAGCATACATACTCCGGTCCCAGGGGAGTCAGGATTATTGTGATAAGACGGGACAAGTGGTCCGTGGCACGAGGAACATCCCGTTGACAGCTCAGATGGCGCGACGCGGGATGATCATCTGCGCAGGAACCCGAGGAGACGATAGGCTGTGTTCATGACATGTCAGCCCTGGGAATGGGGGTAAGTGATACAAAACAAGCAGGACAATGAATCCAAGAAATAGCGCATGTGGAGGGTACGTATTGTTTTTTTATTCAGAGGGTGCGCTCCGGATTGTGACTGTGATTATCATGATGCGttatgttgatgatgatttgtGGTTGTTATTTgtccaccaccaacaagggTTCAGTTTGGCAGCTGACTCTGATCTTGATTCCATTCTCACAAAATCCGCAGAAGGAATCGAAGCCAAGCCGGCTGAGGTGGCTAAGCATTCTATTTGGGGACTGATTAACACCAGTTGATGCCTATCGAGGCTGAATCGAGATCCAGCTTCTCTTATTGTAGCATCTCGAAACTTGTCCTGTCTGTGTGCATGAACTTGGCTACCCTCATGTTACACAAGCCAGGGTTGAAGACTTTCTGGCAAGTTTTTGGGATGTTGATACGAGGCAGCTTAGTGAGTCGTGAGTGtaagacagagagagagactcGATCGTAGAGTTGCAGGGTTAAGATACATGAACTTATAAACATATCAGTGCATCATAAGATAATCAGGGTGTTTGTATTCTCTCCTTCGTTTGATCCTCAAGAGGAAGCTAGGCAGGAAATACACAGGCCATTCACACCCTGTGTCTTCTTGCTCGGCTATATCGATCTTGTCCACCGTAATTGAGCTTGTTCTGACCAAGACATTGGAATTTGTGGCTTGGGTCTTACCCTGAACTTGAGCATCTGCTGTCCAAGCATGTGGCATACTTGCGACCTTGGTGGAGAAGGATGATACTCGTGTCAGACTGtgagaggctgaagagtcGAGAATAGTGACTGTGACTTGAAAGGAGCTGAATATTCTGCCTACACTATTACCTCTAATGTTTCTTGTTCGATTTTGGTTTTAGGCAGGAGGTAGTTGACGTAGGTCAGAGCATTTGCTTTTACtctgtaggtacctagtgaACGGAAGCCGAATCTCAGATCCGAGATACAGACAGCAAAAGTCTTCATCCGCGTCTCGGAAGGGCGAACGGATGATACCCCTCCCGAGTTACTGTTACTCCTCCATGCACGAGAGGATGCCGACGCGTGTATTATGTGCATGGCTTTCAGATGATGCTGGTCCATGTATGTCTGAGACCGAGGTTCATTGACAGGATCCAGGGTAGTTGGAGTGACAGGAGTTTGATGGGGCATGATTAACAATGCAGAGAGACACAAGACTTTGCAGTGTAGATTTAGCAGATCCCAACAACGCATATGATTGTGTCTCTTCTATCAATAAGGAGTCTAAAACCATTCTCAAGTCAAAAGCCGAGGCATtgttgtcatgatgaggcCAGCGACACGGCCCGAGCAAGAACATGAACTTGGCATCGTGCAACCACAttggtacctacctacatgcCTTGTGACAATATGTATGTAGCAACGTTGGCGATGACCATCTATCTTGCATATTCATCTTCTGGGGTAACATGGCTAACAGCACCAGCGGCATATACTTACATACCTACTGTATGTACGGGATAACTGTGTTAACTCCGTCCCTCCGCCTCGACGCAAGCATCAACCAGGACCTTTCACTCACAACAAAGCACCTACAAACCTGCAGCATCTGACAGTCCCGGACAATTCTTTCCGGTCCCCGAGTAGCCGAAATAGGCAAGCAGTATCATCAAAATGTGCGGTCAGAGCAGTCACGGGTTTTAAACCGCGATACCCAGAGTATACCTGAAACTGTTATTCAAGAGTCGGTGAGGTATTGTAGTGTCAGTGTACTAGGGCTAGGACCGCCGCCGTGTCTGAGATTTGAGCACAACGAGCCTCTAGAAGCGTTCTCCGGTCTCCGGGGGACTGTGATGATTGTTTCCGCCTGGTTTGGCTGGTCGAATGGGGCTTTCTTTTTGCTAGCGGGTTTGCCCCGGTCAGAACAGAACGGTCTGCTGGGACAATGTGTCAGGGGATGACCGGCTATTGTCATTGGGGGCTCGTCCTACGAAGGGCAAAGTCCATGACGTGCAGGCTGAAGATTGGGGCATGTTCAAGGCAGATTCAGGTTCGTGTCAATCCAAtgcgaatgaatgaatgaatatcaaaaagagaagatgatgcaggCTTTAAGTGTCCACATGATCATGCTGATGAGCCGTGCTGCAACACCACACATCGCATCCCATTGCATCCCACGACTGGCCCACTAAGAACCGTTGTCAACGTGGCTCTGGAAGCTCTAGCTATGCTAGCTGCAGTCAACAAGACAAGCCCTCACTGGGGTGTCACAAACACTGCATCGCATAGTACACAGGAGTACGGAGCAGCCTATCGTGCAGTGGAGGAATAGGGCTAGAAAGGTTGAAATTTTCACCTCTGACCGTCTTTGTAAGGCCCAGGTCCCTTCTGGAGAGCCACTGCTGCTCGTCTTTATAATCAGCGGACCCGGCCGATGCTTCTGTGTTGCCGTGATGATAGTGACATTGTCTGAGAATATCCGAGACGTGAGACTTGGCGTTGTTGCGAAGCTTAGATTCAGACCAGAAATACCGATGATTGGAAATTGGCAAGACTCGGTGTACCAAACCTGATGACCTATGAAGTGAGATGGAGCTTTGTAACTGCAATAAGTTAGCTACTCGCCCAAGTCCACTGCCTAGACAAAGAAGCGAAATGGAAGTCCTCTTGCGACGATCTGAGTGCGAGCAGGCAGAGAAGACATTTTTGGTGTGGGAGCAATCAGGTACCGGCTACAGGGATGGCTTCCGCCAAACAAGGGCTCTCCACTCTGCTTACGATTGGATCCTTGATGTCGCGCCTGGTGCCAGGAACCGGTTGCAGGGGCTGTTGCGAGTGCGAATCTGGAAGGGACCGGGCTTTGCGGTTCAAGAAGCATTTTGAGGCTTGAGATGTTGTTGGGTTGAGAACTTGAGATACAGAGAGGCTCAGTGCGAATTTgataactacctacctagacaGAGGAAGCTATTCACTAGGGGCAACAATTAGAGTTAAGAAGTGGCTACTTTATTCTGACTCctatcgtcatcatcgccatcgtttAGCATCACTTGATGAATGGTCTTGGCTAGCTTGAACTTGCTAACTTGTTCGGCTTACCATGTCTGTCAGGGAAAGCTGTCAACATAGATCGCCCTACTCGAGCCACATGAGCATTTGTTATG is from Fusarium musae strain F31 chromosome 4, whole genome shotgun sequence and encodes:
- the RPL30 gene encoding 60S ribosomal protein L30 (EggNog:ENOG41), with translation MAPQKKSKKDANSINSKLALVMKSGKVTLGYKSTLKSLRSGKAKLIIIAGNTPPLRKSELEYYSMLSKAPIHHFSGNNIELGTACGKLFRCSTMAILDAGDSDILSDQQA
- a CDS encoding hypothetical protein (EggNog:ENOG41), producing MSAATKKPPAGGVGRVSHTESNSSTSPSPSRSNSRSTTPTSNGHTRTRSLRTTAPVSARAAIARRDTLSAAESDARAEAAAAVEDLQKRLENEEKSSLQYKRHVEVLQSKLDEAVKESAKLEEKAHEYEEQIEALSNEKREMTRQMREMESIYEAERSSILKEKEEMASREEEMQAMIQRLKDSLAQRNNMAEESRPSRQRMSTYSFSLPSSPLTGYPDSAGSSPSLENGSFAPPSSIQRSDSRNSSKLILQKDKLIESLRLELAEAQIKLVESENQGGGRLHEVERLLMEARMANARLMEDNESYQLLLQERTLKGDFGQNDFSYMGSNSNQDALAALEGKAAGSSLADELSEATEGESVSDGDRRLEAELKSMKEQNKALTLYINKIIERLLKHQDFESILDQSSDLKSLPDTNKELPPAPADKQQSGATILQRAKSMAVGPTKPRPRPISVMQPSTSSNHTDPDKAPSIPIGLSRSTSTRRNPRPQSDQYTGAASLVSQMYRGPDGPVSPPLGTPRHSQTFFSPPNNSGNPNAAARVPSGASVATSGNFPGMRSETSSLSGESGELSMSTPPSQSPPRTHNDRHTTSFAGGKPRPLRLVQENQEAVKENKRASWYSPFTWGAKKEDQQVPSGNPIPE